ATAATGTGTTGGATGAACATCTCTTACTTCAAATCCTGCTCTTTCTCTTGTTAATCCTCCAACTCCTAAAGCAGAAATTCTTCTTTTATGAGTTATTTCAGCAAGTGGATTATTTTGATCCATAAATTGTGACAATTGACTTGATCCAAAAAATTCTTTAATAGCAGCAGAAATTGGTTTTGCATTAATCATGTCTTGTGGCATTAATGTATCTATATCTCCAATTGATAACCTTTCTTTTACCGCTCTTTCAACTCTAATTAAACCTACTCGAAATTGATTTTCTGTCATTTCTCCTACAGATCTTACACGTCTATTTCCTAAATGATCGATATCATCTACTTTTCCTTTTCCATTTCTAATATTAATAAGTTTTTTTATGACATCAATAATATCTTTTTGATTAAGTATATTTTGCCCTATAATTTTTTTTCTTAAAAGAGATCTATTAAATTTCATTCTTCCTACAGATGATAAATCATATCTTTCTTCTGAAAAAAATAATGATTTAAATAAATTTTCAGAAGATTCTCTTGTAGGAGGTTCACCAGGTCGCATCATTCTATATATTTCTATTAAAGCACTTATTTTATCTGTAGTATTATCATTTTTTAAAGTTTCTGAAATATAAGATCCATGATCTAAATCATTTGTGAATATTGTTTCAATAAAATTAATTTTAGATTTTTGTAGTTTTTTAATTATTTCTTTAGTAAATTTTGAATTTGCTGCTATAATTAATGAATTATTTTCATCAAAATAATTTTTAGATGATATTTTTCCAACAAGATATTTTAATGGAACCGTGATAGAAAAAATTTTGTCTTTTTCTAGTTTTTTTATATGTTTTGCTGTAATTCTTTCATTTTTATTTAAGTAGAGTACATTTTTTTTTAAAATTTTAAATGGTATTATTTCTCCTCTTAATCTTTCTGGAATAAGTTTCATTATTATTTTATTTTTTTTTAGTATAAATATATTTTTTTTAAAAAAAATATTTAAAATTTCTTGAGATTCATAACCAAGAGCTTGTAATAAAATTGTTACTGGAAATTTTCTTCTTCTATCTATTCTTACAAATAAATGGTCTTTTTGATCAAATTCAAAATCTAACCATGATCCTCTATATGGAATAATTCTTGCGTTATACAATACTTTTCCTGAAGAATGTGTTTTTCCTTTATCACTATCAAAAAAAACTCCAGGGCTTCTATGTAATTGAGATACTACAACACGTTCTGTTCCGTTAATAACAAAAGTTCCATTTTTTGTCATTAAAGGTATTTCACCCATATAAACTTCTTGTTCTTTAATATTTTTTATTTTTTTTTTATTTGAATCTTTTTCATATATTATAAGTCGTAATGTAACTTTTAAAGGTATTGCATATGTTGCACCTTTAATATGACATTCCATTACATTAAAACTTTTTTTACCGAGTCTATATTTAACATATTGAATTTCTGCGTGTTCGTTGTAACTTTTAATTGGAAAAACTGATTTTAAAGCTGATTCTATTCCATTAGAATAATTTTTTTTTTGATTAAGAAATTTTTTAAATGAATCAATTTGAATAGATAATAAGTAAGGAATATTTAAAATTTCTGGTATTTTTCCAAAATCTTTTCTAATTCTTTTTTTTTCTGTATAAGAATAAATCATTTTATTTCTCTATTTTATAAAATTTTTATTAGTTGTTTTTTTAAAATATTTTTTAAAATTTTTATTCTTTTTAAAAAAAATTATAAATAGCTGGTGATTTTTTTCACCAGCTTTTTTATAATATTTTTTAAAATTAAAATTTATTTTTTATTTAATTTCAACTTCTGCTCCAGCAGTTTCTAATGTTTTTTTTAAGGATTCTGCTTCTTCTTTATTAATTTTTTCTTTTAATACTGTAGGTGCAGATTCAACTAAATCTTTTGCTTCTTTTAATCCTAAATTAGTTAAACTTCTGACAGCGCGTATTACAGAAACTTTATTTTTTCCTATTGATTTGATATATATATCAAATTCTGATTTTTCTTTAATTTTTTTTGTTTCTTGTTGAGTGTTATTATTTATTATAGGTTGTGAAGAAATTTCAAATTTTTTTTCCATAGATTTTATTAATTCCATAATTTCTGTTACTGACATTTTTGAAACTGTATTTATTATTTCATTTTTACTAATAGACATTTTTTTTTCCATTTTTGAATAAATCTATTATAATTTTCTTTGTTTTTTATTTTGAAGAGAAATTAAAGTTCTAATTAATTTTCCGATTGAAAGTTCTTTTATCATAAACATAAATCTTTGTATTGCTTCTTTATATGTAGGTAAGAATGCTAGTTTTTTTATTTTTTTTGATTTTATAAATTTTCCTTCATAAGCTGCTCCTTTTATTTTAAAATTTTTATTTTCTTTAGAAAATAAATATAGTAATTTTGCTGCGCTTCCTGGATGTTTAATAGAATATGCAATTAAAGTAAATTTTTTTAGTGTTTTTATAAGACATTCAAATTGTGTTTTATGAATTGCTTTTTTTAATAAAGTATTTTTAATTACTTTAATTTGAACGTTATTTTTTCTTGCATTTTTTCTTAGTATATTAATTTTATTTGAGTTAATTTTTTTAGAATTAGCTACTACTGCTGATAATGCATTTTTTGATATTTTTTTTATTTGTTTAATAATTTTTTTTTTTTTTTGTATATTTTTTGACATTTTTACTCCTAGATTTTTTTTAAAAAATCCTTTATAATTATTTTTATAAGTATTATTTATTTAAATAAATATAAAGATTTTTTTAAAATGAAAATAAGAATTTTTTATTATTTTATATGAAATTTAAATATTTTTTTTATAAGATAATAATAAAAAACCTAATTTCTAACTAAAATATAAAGAAATTAATTAAGAAACTAGGACATTTTTTTTTAAAAAAATAATTTTTTATTTTTAAATAGATTTTTTAATTTCGATTGATGGACCCATAGTTGTTGTTAAAAATATTTTTTTTAAATATATTCCTTTAATTTTATTTGGTTTTTGTTTGTTTAAATCTTTTATCAGGCTTGCTAAATTTTCTTTAATTTGAATTGAAGAAAAATTTATTTTTCCTATAGATGTATGAATAATTCCATTTTTATCGTTTTTATATCTTATTTGTCCATTTTTTATTTTTTTTATAGTATCATAAATATTCGATGTAATTGTTCCAATTTTATGATTTGGCATTAATCCTTTTGGTCCTAAAATAGCTCCTAATAAACTTACTATTTTCATTGATTCAGGAGTTGCAACAGTTACATCAAATTTTATTTCATTTTTTTTTATTCTATTTGATAAATCATCCATTCCAATAAATTCTGCTCCAGCATTTTTTGCTTCTTCTGCTTTTTTTCCATCTGCAAAGACTGCGACTTTTACCATTTTTCCATTTCCATGTGGTAAAACTGTTGCTCCTCTTATGTTTTGGTCTGTTTTTTTTGGATCAATTCCTAACATAATTACTACATCAATACTTTCTATAAATTTTTTTTTTGATTGTTTTTTAAGAATAGATATTGCATTATCTATTTTTGTTTTTTTAAATTTATTACTTTTTTTTTTTTTATTTATTTTCAAATTTTTATTTTTCATATTTTTAAGATTTTTTTATTTTTAAACCAATAGATTTTGCTGTTCCTATAATAGATTTATTTATTTTATCTAAATTTGATCCAGTCATATCTTTTTGTTTTATTTTTGATATTTCTTTAATTTGAGAAATAGTAATAGATCCAACAAATTCAGTTTTTGGTTTTTTAGATCCTGATTTTATTCCTGCATATTTTTTTAATAAGACAGATGCAGGAGGAGTTTTTATAATAAATGAAAATGTTTTATCAGAAAAAACTGTTATAACTACTGGTGTTGGTATTCCTTTTTCTAAATTTTTAGTTTCAGAATTAAATTTTTTACAAAAATCCATAATATTTAATCCTTTTTGACCTAAAGCTGGACCAACTGGTGGGCTCGGATTAGCTTGTCCAGCAGCAACTTGAAGTTTTATATAAGCTGTAATTTTTTTAGACATTATTTCACCATTATTTTTT
The sequence above is a segment of the Buchnera aphidicola (Periphyllus acericola) genome. Coding sequences within it:
- the rplJ gene encoding 50S ribosomal protein L10 produces the protein MSKNIQKKKKIIKQIKKISKNALSAVVANSKKINSNKINILRKNARKNNVQIKVIKNTLLKKAIHKTQFECLIKTLKKFTLIAYSIKHPGSAAKLLYLFSKENKNFKIKGAAYEGKFIKSKKIKKLAFLPTYKEAIQRFMFMIKELSIGKLIRTLISLQNKKQRKL
- the rplA gene encoding 50S ribosomal protein L1, encoding MKNKNLKINKKKKSNKFKKTKIDNAISILKKQSKKKFIESIDVVIMLGIDPKKTDQNIRGATVLPHGNGKMVKVAVFADGKKAEEAKNAGAEFIGMDDLSNRIKKNEIKFDVTVATPESMKIVSLLGAILGPKGLMPNHKIGTITSNIYDTIKKIKNGQIRYKNDKNGIIHTSIGKINFSSIQIKENLASLIKDLNKQKPNKIKGIYLKKIFLTTTMGPSIEIKKSI
- the rplK gene encoding 50S ribosomal protein L11, encoding MSKKITAYIKLQVAAGQANPSPPVGPALGQKGLNIMDFCKKFNSETKNLEKGIPTPVVITVFSDKTFSFIIKTPPASVLLKKYAGIKSGSKKPKTEFVGSITISQIKEISKIKQKDMTGSNLDKINKSIIGTAKSIGLKIKKS
- the rplL gene encoding 50S ribosomal protein L7/L12; translation: MSISKNEIINTVSKMSVTEIMELIKSMEKKFEISSQPIINNNTQQETKKIKEKSEFDIYIKSIGKNKVSVIRAVRSLTNLGLKEAKDLVESAPTVLKEKINKEEAESLKKTLETAGAEVEIK